The Vannielia litorea genomic interval GATGATCGGAATCGGGCTCATCGCCGCCGGTCTCATCGTGGCGCTGATGCTCGGCTCCTACGTGCCGGACGATCCCTCGTGGCTCTCCGCCACCGACGCCCCGGCGCAGAATATCCTCGGCCGCTTTGGCGCCTCCATTGCCGGGCCGCTCTTCATCATCGTCGGCCACGCGGCCTGGACCCTGCCGGTGATCCTCGGCGCATGGGGCCTCCGCTTTGCCCGGCATTACGGGAGCGAACGGGCCCTGTCCCGGCTCGTGTTCGCCCCGATCGCCGTGGCGCTGGCCGCGATCTACGGCGCCATGCTCACCCCCGGCGGCGACTGGGCGCACAGCTTCGGCCTTGGCGGGTTGTTCGGCGATACCGTTCTGGGCGCGCTGCTCAACATCCTGCCCATCGGCGCGGGCCTTGGCGTGAAGCTGCTGGCCATCCCCTTTGGCCTCGGCGCGCTGGCGATGCTGGTCTTCGCACTCGGCTGCACCAAGCTCGAGCTGCGCCTGTTCGGAAAGTTCCTGCTGGTCGGCCTGATCATGCTCTATGCCGGCGCGATGAAGCTGATGGGCAAGGGCGCGCAGGGCTCGCTGACGCTGGCGCAGGCCGTGAAGGCCCGCCGCGATGCCCGGCGCGAGGCTGCTGCCGAGGCCGAGCTTCTGACCGAGGCTGCCGCCCCCGCACCCGCCCGCACCGACTTTACCCCGCGCCCGCTGGTTATGCGCGATGATGATCCCGTGCTCGAGGCCCCCGCGCCGGAGCGCAAGGGCTTGCTGGCCTCTGTCACCGGGCTCGTCCGCCGCCCGGTGGAGCCGGAGTTGGTGGAGCATGAGCCGCAGGTCGAATACGACCCCGAGCAGCCCGCCGATGACCGCATTCGCGCCCGCATTTCCGATGCCATCCGCCAGCGCGCGCGTGGCGGCGGAGCGGTGCGCCCGGTGCTCTCCAACGGGTTGCCCGCCGAGCCGCCGCTGGTGCGCGCCCGCAAGCCGCAACCGCTGCTGCTGAACACCAAGGGCGCCGTGCCGCCCGCGCCGATGGCCATGCTCGACGAGGAGGTTGAGGTGCTGGAGCGCGAGGCCGCGCCGATCCCGGCCCAGCCGCCCGTCACCGCCGCGCCCGCCGCAGCCCCCGCGGCTGCCGTGGCCACCCCGGCGCCCTCCCCCGAGGCCCGTGCTGTGGTGCAGCACCCGGTGCGCAAGCCCGCCCAGCCCTCGCGCCGCGCGCAGGCAGAGGCGCAGCCGACCCTCTCCTTCGACCCCGAAGAGGCCAAGTTCGAGCTGCCCCCGCTCTCCCTGCTCTCCCCCGCCAAGGCGGTGGACCGCAGCCACCTATCCGACGAGGCGCTCGAAGAGAACGCCCGGATGCTGGAGACCGTGCTCGATGATTACGGCGTGCGCGGCGAGATCGTCTCGGTCCGTCCCGGCCCGGTCGTCACCATGTATGAGCTGGAGCCGGCGCCCGGCCTCAAGGCCAGCCGTGTGATCGGCCTCGCCGACGATATCGCCCGCAGCATGTCGGCCCTCTCCGCCCGCGTCTCCACCGTGCCCGGCCGCTCGGTCATCGGCATCGAGCTGCCCAACGAGCGCCGCGAGATGGTGAACTTCCGCGAGATCCTCTCCGGTAAGGATTACGGCGATGGCAACCACCGCCTGCCCCTCGCGCTCGGCAAAGACATCGGCGGCGAACCGGTCGTGGCCAACCTCGCCAAGATGCCCCACCTGCTGATCGCGGGCACCACCGGCTCCGGTAAATCCGTGGCCATCAACACCATGATCCTCTCGCTGCTCTACACGCTCCCGCCCGAAGAGCTGCGGATGGTGATGATCGACCCGAAGATGCTCGAACTCTCCGTTTATGACGGCATCCCGCATCTGCTCTCGCCCGTTGTGACCGACCCGAAAAAGGCCGTGGTGGCCCTCAAGTGGGTCGTGGGCGAGATGGAAGACCGCTACCGCAAGATGTCCAAGATGGGCGTGCGCAACATCGAGGGCTACAACGCCCGCGTCCGCGACACGCTCTCCAAGGGCGAGATGTTCTCCCGCACCATCCAGACCGGGTTTGACGACGACACCGGCGAGCCAATTTTCGAGACCGAGGAGTTCAAGCCCGAGACCCTGCCCTTCATCGTCGTGATCGTCGACGAGATGGCCGACCTGATGATGGTCGCGGGCAAGGAGATCGAGGCCTGCATCCAGCGCCTCGCCCAAATGGCTCGTGCCTCGGGCATCCACCTCATCATGGCCACCCAGCGCCCCTCGGTCGATGTGATCACCGGCACCATCAAGGCCAACTTCCCCACCCGGATTTCCTTCCAGGTGACGAGCAAGATCGACAGCCGCACCATCCTCGGCGAGATGGGCGCCGAGCAGCTTCTGGGCATGGGCGACATGCTCTACATGGCCGGCGGCGGGCGCATCACCCGCGTCCACGGGCCGTTCTGCTCGGATGAAGAGGTCGAGGAGGTCGTGAACCACCTCAAGAGCTTCGGCGCGCCCGAATACGTCAGCGGCGTGGTCGAAGGCCCGGATGACGACAAGGAGAGCGACATCGACCTCGTCCTCGGCCTCGGCGGCAACACCGATGGCGAAGACGCGCTCTACGATCAGGCCGTGCAGGTGGTGATCCAGGATCGCAAATGCTCGACCAGCTACATCCAGCGCAAACTCGCCATCGGCTACAACAAGGCCGCCCGCCTCGTGGAGCAGATGGAAGAGAACGGGCTGGTGACGGCGGCCAACCACGTCGGCAAACGCGAGATCCTGGCGCCTGAGCAGAACTGAACGTGATGCGTTACACCAACCCTGCGGACAAACTGTAGGGTGGGTGAAGCCTACCACCCCCTCCCCCGCCCGATTGGTTAACCAGAATCCGGCCATACGTGCGTATGCATGGAATGTGCATCGGTTGTGCATCACTTGTGCATCGCCAGTGTTCCCCGCCCGTTCCGGCTGGAAAGGGTTTGGCGCGGTGGGTCAAGGCTCTGTTAACGGATGACCGCCCAACTGGGCCCGAACTCGCCGCCTTGTTATCGCATATCAGGAGCAAACAGCCTAAGTAGGGCGTTAACGGGCACTGAGCCTGCACAGAAACAAGAAAGGCGCCGCATGAAACTCCTGCGCACCCTGATGGCCCCGGTCCTGCTGGTGGCCCTCGCCCTCCCGGCCGCGGCCGAGAAGGTCTCCCTGACCAATTTGTCGAAGTATCTCAACAACTTCACCACCGCGACGGGCGAGTTTACTCAGATCAACTCCGATGGCACCATTTCCACCGGCCAGATCTACATTCACCGTCCCGGGCGCATCCGGTTCGAGTACAACAAGCCCGACAACAGCCTCGTCATGGCTGGCGGCGGGCAGGTGGCGATCTTCGACAGCAAGTCGAACACCGGGCCTGAGCAATACCCGCTGGCCCGCACGCCGCTCTCGATCATTCTCGCCAAGACGGTCGATTTCAACCGCTCCGGCATGATCACCGGCCACAAGTCCGACGGCAAAACCACCACCATCCGCGCCCAGGACCCCGAGCACCCGGAGTACGGCCACATCGAGCTGGTCTTCACCTCCTCGCCGGTCGAACTGCGCCAATGGGTCATCACCGATGACACCGGCACCCAGACGACCGTGGTGCTGGGCGAGCTGAACAAGGGCGGCAACATGCGCCCCTCGCTCTTCAACATCCCGCAAGAGACCAACCGCCGCGGCAACTGACCGCGCCGGAGGGTCAACAAAACAAGGGCCGCGCCATCGGGTGCTGCCCTTTGCTATTGGGGGTCAGGCCTTGCCGCAGGCCCGCAACTGGGTGCGATACACCTCGGACCGGGCGCCAACTTCGCCCGCAACCCGCACCAACCACGACTTGGCGTTGTAGCTGCCATTTCGGAAGCCGGTGTGGCCCTCGTGATAGGCGAGATATTGGTTGCGCGCATCGGTCAGCGGGACCCCGTTCTTCTCGCGGGTCTTGTTCATGTACCAGCCCATGAAGTCGGTCGCGTCCTGAATGTCATCGCGCTTGGCGCGGCGATTTCCGGTCTCGTCCTTGTACTCCTGCCAGGTCGCATCCAGCGCCTGAGAGTAGCCGAAGGCCGAGCTCTGCCGCCCCATCGGGATCACCCCGAGCGACCACCTGAAGGGGGTACGGGCATCGCCGTCAAACTTGCTTTCCTGGTAGATCGTGGCCATCTGCACATGCACCGGCACGTTCCAGCGCCGCTCCGTGCGCTTCATGGCCCGCAGGTACTTGGGCCGCTCATCTGCCAGGGCGCAGGCATTTTCGAGGTTGCGCGGGCTATCCAGCTCACGCCCACCACCGCAGCCCGACAGCAGGGCCAATACCAGCATACAGCCGATTTTCCTGAACATTATCACTCGCTCGCCTCATTGCGCGGTCTTTGCCGCTTTTGCCCGAGAATAAGCGAATTGCCTGCGTGTTGGAATGTCTTACTGCGCAGCGGCGATCAATTTCAGATCAGGAAGGCCAGGGCGAGCGGCAAGAAGGCAACGGAAAGCAGGGTCGAGGCCACCACGAGGCCCGCGACGGCGGTGCTGTCGGCCCCGAAGCGTTCGGCCAGTAAGTAATTCGTAACCGCAATCGGGGTTATGAGTTGCAGGACCAGAACGGCAAAGGCCGTGCCTTCGAGCCCAAAGGCCCAGCCCGCGCCCACGCCGATGGCCGCGCAGAGCGCGGCCTTGAGGAGCGAAAGCCAGAACGAGCGACCAAGGTCGCCGGGTTTCAGCCGGGCCACGGCCACGCCGAGGGTGATGAGCATGAGCGGGATGGCGACCTGCGCAATGAGATCGACGGTGTTTGTGATCCACTTCGGGGTCTGCCAGCCCTGCCACAGAAACAGCGCCCCGAGCGCGGTGCCGATGACGACCGGCTCCTTAATGGATTTTAAAGGATTGCCGCCACCCGAGACAAGCCAGATGCCGAAGGTGAAGCTCATCATCGCCATGATCGCAAAGATCACCACGGCAAAGCCCAGCCCCTCCTCGCCGAAGGCGAAGAGCGCCAGCGGCAGGCCGAGGTTACCGGTGTTGCCGAAGATCAGCGGCGCCAGATAGGTCCGCCGGTCGAGCCGGAGAGCGAAGGCGATCACGGTGAAGACGGCGACGACGACGAGATAGGCCACCAGCGCGGCCAGCGAGACGGCGGTGAGCGCCTGCGGGTCGATCTCGGTTTTCATCAGGGCGCCGAAGATCAGACAGGGGATCGCCATGGTCATCACCAGCCGCGTGATGAACCGCATCGGGTAGTCTTGCCCGAGCTTCACCCAGGCAAAGCCGATGGCTGCCAGGATGAATACGGGCGCGACAATTTGCGCCACTGTCAGAACGAGGTTCACACACTGTTTCCCTGTTTTTCCGGGCCGATTGATAGACATCGCCCCCCGCCTGCACTAACCATCGGGGCGTGGGGAGCACAATGGTATGATGAAGACCCGGGCGAAATATCACCTCGGACAAGTGGTGAAGCATCGAAAGCACCCGTTTCGCGGGGTGATCTTTGATGTCGATGCCATGTTTTCGAACACCGAAGAATGGTACGACGCCATCCCCGAAGAGAGCCGCCCGTCCAAGGACCAGCCGTTCTATCACCTGCTCGCGGAAAACGACCAAAGCTACTACGTGGCCTACGTCAGCGAGCAGAACCTGATGGCCGATTACTCCGGCGAACCGGTGGACCACCCGGATCTGCCCGATCTCTTCGGCCCGTTCGAAGATGGGATCTACCCGCTGCACTTTCAGCTTAACTGACTGAAGCGCAACGGGTTTGCTGATTTAGGCCCTACTGTCAGTAGCCAATGGCGCAGCCGTCCTTGCGCGGGTCGGACGCGCCTATCAGCACACCATCCGCCGTGATCCGGATCGCCTGCGCCCCGCCGATGGGTGTGGGCGGCGGCACAACCTTGTGGCCAAGATCGGCCAGCGCCGCCCGGGTCGCCTCGGGGAAGGGCGCCTCGAGCTGAAGTTCGCCCTTCTCGGCAAAGAGGCGCGGAAAATCGATCGCCTCCTGCGGGTCCATCCCGAAATCCAACATGTTGGAGGCGAATCGCGCATGGCCAGCAGCCTGATACTGGCCGCCC includes:
- a CDS encoding DNA translocase FtsK, with product MAYQAKHRDPLFDSAMQAAIEKRGKEMIGIGLIAAGLIVALMLGSYVPDDPSWLSATDAPAQNILGRFGASIAGPLFIIVGHAAWTLPVILGAWGLRFARHYGSERALSRLVFAPIAVALAAIYGAMLTPGGDWAHSFGLGGLFGDTVLGALLNILPIGAGLGVKLLAIPFGLGALAMLVFALGCTKLELRLFGKFLLVGLIMLYAGAMKLMGKGAQGSLTLAQAVKARRDARREAAAEAELLTEAAAPAPARTDFTPRPLVMRDDDPVLEAPAPERKGLLASVTGLVRRPVEPELVEHEPQVEYDPEQPADDRIRARISDAIRQRARGGGAVRPVLSNGLPAEPPLVRARKPQPLLLNTKGAVPPAPMAMLDEEVEVLEREAAPIPAQPPVTAAPAAAPAAAVATPAPSPEARAVVQHPVRKPAQPSRRAQAEAQPTLSFDPEEAKFELPPLSLLSPAKAVDRSHLSDEALEENARMLETVLDDYGVRGEIVSVRPGPVVTMYELEPAPGLKASRVIGLADDIARSMSALSARVSTVPGRSVIGIELPNERREMVNFREILSGKDYGDGNHRLPLALGKDIGGEPVVANLAKMPHLLIAGTTGSGKSVAINTMILSLLYTLPPEELRMVMIDPKMLELSVYDGIPHLLSPVVTDPKKAVVALKWVVGEMEDRYRKMSKMGVRNIEGYNARVRDTLSKGEMFSRTIQTGFDDDTGEPIFETEEFKPETLPFIVVIVDEMADLMMVAGKEIEACIQRLAQMARASGIHLIMATQRPSVDVITGTIKANFPTRISFQVTSKIDSRTILGEMGAEQLLGMGDMLYMAGGGRITRVHGPFCSDEEVEEVVNHLKSFGAPEYVSGVVEGPDDDKESDIDLVLGLGGNTDGEDALYDQAVQVVIQDRKCSTSYIQRKLAIGYNKAARLVEQMEENGLVTAANHVGKREILAPEQN
- a CDS encoding LolA family protein; the protein is MKLLRTLMAPVLLVALALPAAAEKVSLTNLSKYLNNFTTATGEFTQINSDGTISTGQIYIHRPGRIRFEYNKPDNSLVMAGGGQVAIFDSKSNTGPEQYPLARTPLSIILAKTVDFNRSGMITGHKSDGKTTTIRAQDPEHPEYGHIELVFTSSPVELRQWVITDDTGTQTTVVLGELNKGGNMRPSLFNIPQETNRRGN
- a CDS encoding transglycosylase SLT domain-containing protein, with protein sequence MFRKIGCMLVLALLSGCGGGRELDSPRNLENACALADERPKYLRAMKRTERRWNVPVHVQMATIYQESKFDGDARTPFRWSLGVIPMGRQSSAFGYSQALDATWQEYKDETGNRRAKRDDIQDATDFMGWYMNKTREKNGVPLTDARNQYLAYHEGHTGFRNGSYNAKSWLVRVAGEVGARSEVYRTQLRACGKA
- a CDS encoding AEC family transporter; its protein translation is MNLVLTVAQIVAPVFILAAIGFAWVKLGQDYPMRFITRLVMTMAIPCLIFGALMKTEIDPQALTAVSLAALVAYLVVVAVFTVIAFALRLDRRTYLAPLIFGNTGNLGLPLALFAFGEEGLGFAVVIFAIMAMMSFTFGIWLVSGGGNPLKSIKEPVVIGTALGALFLWQGWQTPKWITNTVDLIAQVAIPLMLITLGVAVARLKPGDLGRSFWLSLLKAALCAAIGVGAGWAFGLEGTAFAVLVLQLITPIAVTNYLLAERFGADSTAVAGLVVASTLLSVAFLPLALAFLI
- the hspQ gene encoding heat shock protein HspQ, encoding MMKTRAKYHLGQVVKHRKHPFRGVIFDVDAMFSNTEEWYDAIPEESRPSKDQPFYHLLAENDQSYYVAYVSEQNLMADYSGEPVDHPDLPDLFGPFEDGIYPLHFQLN